A region of Pirellulales bacterium DNA encodes the following proteins:
- a CDS encoding ABC transporter permease, producing MKFLPYILRNVMRNKLRSIFTGLSIAVSLFLVTVLYAYVNMQDEMAVESLKYARVVVTAKQGLTFPVPIAHVDKVRGMEGVKTVVPLAWFGGKYKDDKIPFAQFATDPLHAFEVFSEFTVPPDQLSTWQKDRSGCVVGEKIASKRGWKVGDKIVIKGDIYPVNLELTIDGIYTGPSTSDREMLYYHYTYLDELLKQARSQMAGNAGTMFIKAQTPELMPELMRKIDERFANSESPVRAMTEQAFRQMFTEMLGNIRLFIRNIAIIVVAALVCVTGNAMAMSLRERTREVAVLKAIGFSRFIVLTLVLFEAVVIAVTGGLLGVLIAKFFFRFADMSGIGIPGFSMFYVPVSTMIFSMLLAASIGLASGIIPAWRAAQISVVDGLRRVV from the coding sequence ATGAAATTCCTGCCCTATATCCTGCGCAACGTGATGCGCAACAAGCTGCGCAGTATTTTCACCGGCTTGTCGATCGCCGTGAGCCTGTTTCTGGTCACCGTGCTCTACGCGTACGTGAACATGCAGGACGAGATGGCCGTCGAATCGCTCAAGTACGCACGCGTCGTAGTGACAGCCAAGCAGGGGCTGACCTTTCCCGTGCCGATCGCCCACGTCGACAAGGTGCGCGGTATGGAGGGGGTGAAAACCGTGGTGCCGCTGGCCTGGTTCGGCGGTAAATACAAAGACGACAAGATCCCCTTTGCCCAGTTCGCTACCGATCCACTACACGCCTTCGAAGTCTTTTCCGAGTTCACGGTCCCGCCCGACCAATTGTCTACCTGGCAGAAAGACCGCTCAGGTTGCGTCGTCGGCGAGAAAATTGCGAGCAAGCGCGGCTGGAAGGTCGGCGACAAGATCGTGATTAAAGGGGACATCTATCCCGTGAATCTCGAGCTGACGATCGACGGCATCTACACCGGACCATCGACCTCGGACCGGGAGATGCTTTATTACCACTACACCTACTTAGACGAACTGCTGAAGCAAGCACGCTCGCAGATGGCGGGCAACGCCGGCACGATGTTCATCAAGGCGCAAACGCCGGAATTGATGCCCGAGCTGATGCGCAAAATCGACGAGCGCTTCGCCAATTCCGAAAGCCCGGTGCGAGCCATGACCGAACAGGCATTCCGGCAGATGTTCACCGAGATGCTGGGAAATATCCGGCTGTTCATTCGCAATATCGCGATCATCGTTGTGGCGGCGCTAGTCTGCGTGACGGGTAATGCCATGGCCATGTCGCTGCGCGAACGAACACGCGAGGTAGCGGTGCTCAAGGCCATCGGCTTCTCGCGATTTATTGTGCTGACGTTGGTACTGTTCGAGGCCGTGGTAATCGCGGTCACGGGCGGATTGCTCGGCGTGTTGATCGCGAAGTTCTTTTTTCGATTCGCCGATATGTCCGGTATCGGTATTCCCGGCTTTTCGATGTTCTATGTCCCCGTTTCGACCATGATTTTCAGCATGTTGTTGGCAGCCTCGATCGGCCTGGCCAGCGGCATCATCCCCGCCTGGCGCGCCGCGCAGATTTCGGTCGTCGACGGGCTGCGACGTGTGGTTTGA
- a CDS encoding ABC transporter ATP-binding protein has translation MTSGSARAVVELRGISKEYMRDKIHVPVLSNTNLDIPQGDFVAVMGPSGSGKSTLLNLCAGLDRPTTGTITVAGTEISQLSESKLTRWRSQHLGFIFQLYNLMPVLTAFENVELPLLLTSLSRRQRAEHVQTALRIVGLSERMDHYPRQLSGGQEQRVAIARALVNDPVLLLADEPTGNLDASAAQEILDLLQQLNEEFTKTIVMVTHDPRAARRARRMLHLEKGTFVETELDALEAAG, from the coding sequence ATGACGTCAGGTTCCGCACGCGCCGTGGTCGAGCTGCGCGGCATTTCCAAAGAATACATGCGCGACAAGATCCACGTTCCTGTCTTGTCGAACACGAACCTTGATATTCCTCAAGGGGACTTCGTGGCCGTGATGGGGCCGTCCGGGTCGGGCAAGTCGACGCTTTTGAATCTGTGCGCGGGACTCGATCGCCCAACCACCGGTACGATCACCGTGGCCGGCACCGAGATCAGCCAGCTCTCCGAAAGCAAGCTCACCCGCTGGCGATCGCAGCACCTGGGATTCATCTTTCAGCTTTACAACTTAATGCCGGTGCTGACGGCGTTCGAGAACGTCGAGCTGCCGCTACTGCTCACGTCGCTATCGCGGCGCCAACGGGCCGAGCACGTGCAAACGGCGCTGCGCATCGTGGGGCTCTCGGAACGCATGGACCACTACCCGCGACAACTTTCCGGCGGCCAGGAGCAGCGTGTAGCGATCGCCCGGGCGCTGGTGAACGATCCGGTACTGTTGTTGGCGGACGAACCGACGGGCAATCTCGATGCGTCGGCAGCGCAAGAAATCCTCGACCTGCTACAGCAGTTGAACGAGGAATTCACCAAGACCATCGTGATGGTCACGCACGATCCGCGAGCAGCCCGGCGCGCGCGGCGCATGCTGCATCTGGAAAAAGGGACGTTCGTCGAAACGGAACTCGATGCATTGGAGGCCGCCGGATGA
- a CDS encoding efflux RND transporter periplasmic adaptor subunit, with protein sequence MSTAPKLRDDLAALRIDRSIRPQSSGIVPWLVLALVVSLLGAGAAFYFFTSERFAGTVAVKIDTVRLVSPGQLSTVLTATGYLESRQQAAVGAKSAGRVARVLVEEGDKVRAGDLLAELEHSDLDAILASKQAQVKYAEAVAVEAKRTASQEERDFAREQSLFNKKAGTQAALETAETDFHTASARADALAANVAVAQAQVREAEEAIANLKVYAPFGGTVVTKDAEIGETIMPGGMGLASGRGSVATLANLEQLEVDTDVKEDYLGQLEKGQPAEVTVEAVPDRRYQGRLREIVPMGDRTRGIVKVKVTIIDPDEHLFPDLSATVHFQPARSERAVDADQKRMYLPRSAIVTKDGRDFVWRLEKDHVVQAHVTTSGEPKDDLIRVDGSVKGGDRIVVDPPAELINGARVRILE encoded by the coding sequence GTGTCGACCGCACCCAAACTCCGCGATGATCTGGCCGCATTACGGATCGATCGTTCAATTCGGCCACAATCGTCGGGCATTGTACCGTGGCTCGTTCTGGCGCTCGTCGTTTCGCTGCTGGGGGCCGGCGCTGCCTTTTATTTTTTTACGAGCGAGCGCTTTGCCGGCACCGTCGCGGTAAAGATCGACACCGTGCGGCTGGTCTCGCCCGGACAACTAAGCACGGTGCTCACGGCGACCGGCTATCTCGAATCGCGCCAGCAAGCCGCCGTGGGCGCGAAGTCGGCCGGCCGCGTGGCGCGCGTGCTTGTCGAAGAGGGGGATAAGGTTCGTGCCGGTGATCTGCTGGCCGAGCTTGAACACTCGGACCTCGACGCAATCCTGGCATCGAAGCAGGCCCAAGTGAAATATGCCGAGGCGGTTGCCGTCGAAGCGAAGCGAACGGCATCGCAAGAAGAACGCGACTTCGCGCGCGAGCAGTCGCTATTCAACAAAAAGGCCGGTACCCAAGCCGCGCTGGAAACGGCCGAAACGGACTTTCACACGGCGTCGGCAAGGGCCGATGCTCTCGCTGCCAACGTCGCGGTTGCCCAGGCGCAGGTGCGCGAGGCGGAAGAGGCCATCGCCAATTTGAAAGTTTATGCGCCCTTCGGCGGCACGGTCGTAACAAAGGATGCCGAGATTGGCGAAACGATCATGCCGGGCGGCATGGGGCTCGCCTCGGGGCGCGGCTCGGTGGCGACGCTCGCGAATCTCGAGCAGTTGGAAGTCGACACCGATGTGAAAGAGGATTACCTCGGCCAGTTGGAAAAAGGGCAACCGGCCGAAGTGACGGTCGAGGCCGTGCCGGATCGCCGTTATCAGGGTCGCTTGCGCGAGATCGTTCCGATGGGCGATCGCACGCGTGGCATCGTCAAGGTCAAGGTAACGATCATCGATCCGGACGAGCATCTGTTCCCCGACCTCAGCGCCACGGTACACTTTCAGCCAGCCCGCTCGGAACGCGCGGTCGACGCCGATCAAAAGCGGATGTATCTGCCGCGATCGGCGATCGTCACGAAAGATGGCCGCGATTTCGTATGGCGGCTCGAAAAGGATCACGTCGTGCAGGCCCACGTCACGACCAGCGGCGAGCCAAAGGATGATCTGATCCGCGTCGATGGCAGCGTCAAAGGCGGCGATCGAATCGTGGTCGATCCGCCGGCCGAATTAATTAACGGGGCGCGGGTGCGGATACTCGAGTAG
- a CDS encoding protein kinase yields the protein MSTDTFVDLVRRSGLIEQNQFEAALAEFERRAADRPAVDAQSLCAHLVESGLLTAWQSEKLLEGRHKGFFLGNYKLLGHLGTGGMSSVYLAEHVVMRARRAIKVLPTSRVKDSSYLARFHREARAAAALDDPNIVRAYDVDQHEGTHYLVMEYVEGRDLQILVGADGPLSPTLAAEYMRQAASGLAHAHQVGLIHRDVKPANLLIDLKGTVKILDMGLAQFSNDDQASLTIAHDEKVLGTVDYLAPEQALDSHTVDGRADIYSLGCTLYFALTGHPPFPDGTCTQRLLMHQTQQPESIRKQRPDVPEDLVSIFYKMTAKRRDQRYQKADEVVEALTRWLSAHGGLATDTPLKPPSSSGSWARLGDMARRAVSQSAQPVVMDEDDLTLAPLEDDAKKGPAKAPVAPSATKPGAAASTPAGNAPAAPTADKGSAEKGAEPAATPQPAGDAANSDSSPMLAPLPEELAKPGTPAKRISSPGKPAPPARPQSSPGTRTPAHQPIAATAKKPSSAPGTRPVTAGGATPGGAAAAVVARTSSILDEVLPAPPSTNAGDTLDDLLAGATFKSGGGELTPLDEGAPLVTPKRHKSGKFEQWMGSTWFVIAVGAVLGGAIILAGVIYFAVCGQLNN from the coding sequence ATGAGTACCGACACGTTTGTAGATCTCGTGCGCCGTAGTGGCTTGATCGAGCAGAACCAGTTCGAGGCCGCACTGGCAGAGTTCGAGCGCCGAGCGGCGGATCGTCCCGCTGTCGATGCGCAATCACTCTGCGCGCACTTGGTCGAAAGCGGTCTGCTCACGGCTTGGCAGAGCGAGAAGCTGCTCGAAGGGCGACACAAGGGATTCTTCCTCGGCAATTACAAGTTGCTCGGCCACCTGGGCACAGGCGGCATGAGCAGCGTTTATTTGGCCGAACATGTCGTGATGCGGGCTCGCCGCGCCATCAAGGTGCTGCCGACCAGCCGCGTGAAGGACTCTTCCTACCTGGCGCGATTTCATCGCGAGGCGCGCGCCGCCGCGGCGCTTGATGATCCGAACATCGTCCGCGCCTACGACGTCGATCAGCACGAGGGGACGCATTACCTCGTCATGGAGTACGTCGAGGGGCGCGATCTGCAAATTCTGGTCGGCGCCGATGGTCCGCTATCGCCGACCTTGGCCGCCGAATACATGCGGCAAGCGGCGTCAGGCTTGGCGCATGCTCATCAGGTCGGATTGATTCATCGCGACGTGAAGCCGGCCAATCTGCTGATCGATTTGAAGGGAACGGTCAAGATCCTGGATATGGGACTGGCGCAGTTCTCGAACGACGACCAGGCATCGCTAACGATCGCGCACGATGAAAAAGTGCTGGGCACGGTCGACTACCTGGCCCCCGAGCAGGCGCTCGATAGCCACACGGTTGATGGGCGCGCGGATATTTACAGCCTGGGTTGTACGCTCTATTTCGCACTGACCGGCCATCCACCATTTCCGGATGGAACCTGCACGCAACGCTTGCTGATGCATCAAACGCAGCAGCCTGAGAGTATTCGCAAGCAGCGCCCCGACGTACCGGAAGATCTGGTAAGCATCTTTTACAAGATGACGGCCAAGCGTCGCGACCAGCGCTATCAGAAGGCGGACGAGGTTGTCGAGGCGTTAACGCGTTGGTTGTCCGCGCATGGCGGTTTGGCCACGGATACGCCGCTGAAGCCACCGAGTTCGAGCGGGTCATGGGCGCGCCTGGGAGACATGGCGCGGCGCGCGGTATCACAATCGGCGCAGCCGGTCGTAATGGACGAGGATGATTTGACGTTGGCGCCGCTGGAAGACGACGCGAAGAAGGGCCCCGCGAAGGCACCCGTCGCGCCATCTGCAACAAAGCCCGGTGCTGCAGCGTCCACTCCAGCCGGAAATGCACCTGCTGCCCCGACCGCCGACAAAGGGAGCGCTGAAAAGGGCGCCGAGCCTGCCGCGACCCCGCAGCCGGCCGGCGATGCCGCGAATTCTGATTCGAGTCCGATGCTGGCGCCGCTTCCCGAGGAATTGGCGAAGCCTGGTACGCCGGCCAAGAGGATTTCTTCACCCGGCAAGCCAGCCCCACCGGCTCGCCCCCAATCGTCCCCCGGTACACGAACACCCGCGCATCAACCGATTGCTGCCACGGCGAAGAAGCCCTCGAGTGCGCCTGGGACACGTCCGGTGACCGCCGGCGGCGCAACTCCCGGCGGTGCCGCGGCCGCCGTCGTGGCGCGAACGTCGTCGATTCTGGACGAAGTCCTGCCCGCTCCGCCGTCGACTAATGCAGGTGATACGCTCGACGATCTGTTGGCCGGCGCTACATTCAAGAGTGGCGGCGGCGAGTTGACGCCGCTCGACGAAGGGGCGCCCTTGGTCACGCCCAAAAGGCATAAGAGTGGCAAATTCGAGCAGTGGATGGGCTCGACCTGGTTCGTCATCGCCGTCGGGGCGGTCCTAGGCGGCGCGATCATCCTGGCCGGCGTCATCTATTTCGCCGTCTGCGGGCAGTTGAACAATTAA
- a CDS encoding Gfo/Idh/MocA family oxidoreductase, which translates to MPSDPAVSRRNFLAATGTATAAVAWTAQSYAKIIGANDRIRTAFIGVGGMGSGHLAAIKQLKEPDNVEAVAVADCWLTRAQKGAETVGAPQSMQDYRKLLDIKEIDYVTIATPEHWHSHMTIDALDAGKAVYCEKPMTHSIPEAQAVLKKQKETGLAVQVGVQAMADDSYSSAAKAIEEGVLGQVVQAQIEYVRRYDKQGPWRDPDINDSTPQPGDLDWNAWLGKAAKTPWNPHHYFEWRCYSAYSGGICTDLFIHRITRIMKACKLTYPRRVVGMGGIWQWPDGRDLPDNFEMICEYPRGMTVYVLGTMSNRVPVDHLIRGYRATMFFTPTGWVVKDKDGKVLATHTKTGGEDIVPHHSNLHRHLRTGEPLNCPVELGMAGVVAVNMANESWRTSKVMGWDTVNEKMVPADTLDLSHSPDSAAAAAE; encoded by the coding sequence ATGCCTTCCGATCCCGCTGTATCGCGCCGCAATTTTCTCGCCGCTACCGGCACTGCGACCGCCGCCGTAGCCTGGACGGCCCAAAGCTATGCCAAGATCATCGGCGCGAACGACCGGATCCGCACCGCGTTCATCGGCGTCGGCGGCATGGGGAGTGGGCATCTCGCCGCGATCAAGCAATTGAAAGAGCCCGACAATGTCGAGGCCGTGGCCGTGGCCGATTGCTGGCTGACGCGCGCCCAGAAGGGGGCAGAAACCGTCGGCGCTCCGCAGTCAATGCAGGATTATCGCAAGCTGCTGGACATCAAGGAAATCGACTACGTCACGATCGCCACGCCCGAACATTGGCATAGCCACATGACGATCGACGCGCTTGATGCCGGCAAGGCCGTCTATTGCGAAAAGCCGATGACGCATTCGATTCCCGAGGCGCAAGCCGTTCTCAAGAAGCAGAAAGAAACGGGCCTGGCCGTGCAGGTGGGCGTGCAGGCCATGGCCGACGACAGCTACTCGTCGGCTGCCAAGGCGATCGAAGAAGGGGTGCTGGGCCAAGTCGTGCAAGCGCAGATCGAATATGTCCGCCGCTACGACAAGCAGGGGCCGTGGCGCGACCCGGACATCAACGACAGTACACCGCAACCGGGCGATCTGGATTGGAACGCCTGGCTGGGCAAGGCCGCCAAGACCCCCTGGAACCCGCACCATTATTTCGAGTGGCGCTGCTACTCGGCGTACTCCGGCGGCATCTGCACCGACCTGTTTATTCATCGCATCACGCGGATCATGAAAGCCTGCAAGCTCACCTACCCGCGCCGCGTCGTGGGCATGGGAGGCATCTGGCAATGGCCCGATGGCCGCGACCTGCCGGACAATTTCGAGATGATCTGCGAATATCCGCGCGGCATGACCGTGTACGTGCTGGGCACGATGAGCAATCGGGTGCCGGTCGACCATCTGATTCGCGGCTATCGAGCCACGATGTTCTTCACGCCCACCGGTTGGGTCGTGAAAGACAAAGATGGCAAGGTGCTGGCCACACATACCAAGACCGGTGGCGAGGACATCGTGCCGCACCACTCAAACCTGCACCGCCACCTGCGCACCGGCGAACCCTTGAACTGCCCGGTCGAACTGGGCATGGCCGGAGTTGTGGCCGTGAACATGGCCAACGAATCGTGGCGTACCAGCAAAGTGATGGGCTGGGACACCGTGAACGAAAAGATGGTTCCGGCCGACACGCTCGATTTGAGCCACTCCCCGGATTCGGCTGCCGCGGCGGCCGAGTAA
- the argF gene encoding ornithine carbamoyltransferase: MRHLLTLADLKSGEIERIFAITEDLKAKYQNGLREALLPGRVMALLFEKPSLRTRVSFEAGIINLGGHSLFLGDDVGWGSRESIADFGRVLSEYVDVVVVRTKSHQKLVELAKFCRCSVINGLTDFDHPCQALADLYTLRELVGSLAGQTLAFIGDGNNVARSLAMGCGKTGMRFALAAPKGYQFEADFLKSLKKDVPDLDLLITTDPHEAVKNASAVYTDVWTSMGQEAESEVRRKAFAKYQVNAALMDHAPADAYFMHCLPARRGEEVTDEVIDGPASIVVAQAANRLHAQKGILAWLLGAQGQPRE; encoded by the coding sequence ATGAGACATCTGCTTACGCTGGCGGATCTGAAGAGCGGCGAGATCGAGCGGATCTTCGCCATCACCGAAGACTTGAAGGCCAAGTATCAAAACGGGCTGCGCGAAGCGCTCTTGCCGGGACGTGTCATGGCACTGCTCTTCGAAAAGCCGTCATTGCGGACGCGCGTTAGCTTCGAGGCAGGCATCATCAACCTCGGCGGTCACAGCCTGTTCCTGGGGGACGATGTCGGTTGGGGTTCGCGCGAGAGCATTGCCGACTTCGGTCGCGTTCTCTCCGAGTACGTGGACGTCGTCGTGGTCCGCACCAAGAGCCACCAGAAGCTCGTCGAGCTGGCAAAATTCTGCCGCTGCTCGGTCATCAACGGGCTTACGGACTTCGATCACCCTTGTCAGGCGTTGGCCGATCTGTACACGCTGCGCGAACTCGTCGGCTCGCTGGCCGGACAGACGCTGGCCTTTATCGGCGACGGCAACAATGTTGCCCGCAGCCTGGCGATGGGTTGCGGCAAGACAGGCATGCGTTTCGCGCTCGCGGCGCCGAAGGGCTACCAGTTCGAAGCCGATTTCCTCAAGTCGCTCAAGAAGGATGTTCCGGATCTCGACCTGCTGATCACTACCGATCCGCACGAGGCCGTTAAGAATGCCTCGGCCGTCTATACCGACGTCTGGACCAGCATGGGGCAAGAGGCCGAGTCCGAGGTGCGTCGCAAGGCGTTCGCCAAATACCAGGTGAATGCGGCGCTCATGGACCACGCCCCGGCCGACGCCTACTTCATGCATTGCTTGCCGGCGCGGCGCGGCGAGGAAGTGACCGACGAAGTAATCGACGGTCCGGCCAGCATCGTCGTCGCGCAGGCCGCCAATCGGCTGCACGCCCAAAAGGGAATCCTGGCCTGGCTATTGGGGGCGCAAGGACAGCCGCGCGAGTAA
- a CDS encoding aspartate aminotransferase family protein, with the protein MATASATSSEIIELFKRYVVPNYTRYPICLVRGEGSYVWDAEGTRYLDFFPGWGCNLLGHCPEPVVKAVQEQVATLIHVPNTWYTEAQGQWAKALSERSFGGQAFFCNSGTEANEAAIKLARLHTPREKYKIITFEGGFHGRTLGATAATAQPKYHEGLGPLMAGFNYVPFGDLEAVARKIDSETAAIMIEPIQGEGGINLPPPGFLQGLRKLADDNGLLLIFDEVQAGFGRTGKWFAYQNYGITPDIMTLAKALCGGVAGAAMLTTPEIAPSLRPGMHAATFGGNPLAARAGIAAIEMIENEGLLERGLAIGQIFRERLEALRNECDIVRDVRVMGVMIGVELSIDGTAVVKSCLERNLLINCTHGTVLRLLPALNLTPEQAHQGCDILVEAVKAQVR; encoded by the coding sequence GTGGCCACTGCCAGCGCAACCTCCAGCGAAATCATCGAACTGTTCAAACGCTATGTAGTGCCGAACTACACCCGGTACCCGATTTGCCTCGTACGCGGCGAAGGGAGCTACGTGTGGGATGCCGAGGGGACGCGCTACCTCGACTTCTTTCCCGGCTGGGGTTGCAACCTGCTGGGGCACTGCCCAGAGCCGGTCGTGAAGGCCGTGCAAGAGCAGGTCGCCACGCTGATCCACGTCCCAAACACCTGGTACACCGAAGCGCAAGGCCAATGGGCCAAAGCACTCTCCGAGCGCAGCTTTGGCGGGCAAGCCTTCTTTTGTAATTCGGGCACTGAAGCGAACGAAGCCGCGATCAAGCTGGCCCGTCTGCATACACCGCGCGAAAAGTACAAGATCATCACGTTCGAAGGCGGTTTTCACGGTCGAACGCTGGGCGCCACAGCGGCCACCGCACAACCGAAGTACCACGAAGGACTCGGCCCCTTGATGGCCGGATTCAATTACGTTCCCTTCGGTGATCTGGAGGCCGTCGCGCGCAAGATCGACTCAGAAACTGCCGCCATCATGATCGAGCCGATCCAGGGAGAAGGGGGTATCAACCTGCCGCCCCCCGGGTTCCTGCAAGGCCTGCGCAAGCTGGCCGATGACAACGGCCTGCTCTTGATCTTCGACGAAGTGCAAGCCGGCTTTGGTCGCACCGGAAAGTGGTTCGCCTACCAAAACTATGGCATCACGCCCGACATCATGACCCTGGCCAAAGCCCTGTGCGGTGGCGTGGCCGGCGCGGCAATGCTCACCACGCCCGAGATTGCTCCCAGCCTCCGCCCCGGAATGCATGCCGCGACATTCGGCGGCAACCCGCTTGCCGCCCGGGCCGGCATCGCCGCGATCGAGATGATCGAAAACGAGGGATTGCTCGAGCGCGGTCTGGCCATCGGCCAAATCTTTCGGGAGCGGCTCGAAGCGCTGCGCAACGAGTGCGACATCGTGCGTGACGTGCGCGTGATGGGGGTGATGATCGGCGTCGAGCTGTCGATCGATGGCACGGCAGTCGTCAAATCCTGCCTCGAGCGAAACCTATTAATTAATTGCACACACGGTACCGTGCTGCGGCTGCTGCCGGCCTTGAACCTGACGCCGGAACAAGCCCATCAAGGTTGCGACATTCTGGTCGAAGCCGTGAAAGCGCAGGTCCGATAA
- the argB gene encoding acetylglutamate kinase, which yields MSGSKPLDRAIEKADVLIEALEWIRKFRGKVVVIKVGGSVMEDDNALRHLLLDIVFMSTVDVRPVVVHGGGAAISRAMDAAGLETRFIQGRRYTDAKARDIVEQVLAYETNEHIVKRIEELGGRAAPLNFRTTNVLFGEKLTLSGPAGEEIDLGFVGGVNRVDHATIANLCYAGTVPVIPSMCIDADGEKLNVNADTAATAVAQALGAEKLVFLSDVNGVRRDKNDPKSLIVSLTADEAQKLIASGAIEAGMIPKVQACLETLDRGVRKIHIIDGRLRHSLLMEVYTSRGVGTEIVKSR from the coding sequence ATGTCCGGCAGCAAACCCTTAGACCGCGCGATCGAAAAGGCCGACGTCCTGATCGAGGCCTTGGAGTGGATTCGCAAGTTCCGCGGCAAGGTCGTCGTCATCAAGGTCGGCGGCAGCGTGATGGAAGATGACAACGCGCTGCGACATCTGCTACTGGATATCGTCTTCATGTCCACGGTCGACGTGCGCCCCGTAGTCGTTCACGGCGGTGGCGCCGCCATCAGCCGCGCCATGGATGCGGCCGGACTCGAAACGCGCTTCATCCAGGGGCGGCGTTACACCGACGCAAAAGCGCGCGACATCGTCGAGCAAGTTCTGGCCTACGAAACCAACGAACACATCGTTAAGCGGATCGAAGAGCTAGGCGGGCGTGCCGCGCCACTGAATTTCCGCACGACCAACGTCCTGTTCGGCGAGAAGCTGACCCTTAGCGGTCCGGCCGGAGAAGAGATCGACCTGGGCTTTGTCGGCGGCGTCAACCGCGTCGATCATGCCACGATCGCGAATCTATGCTATGCCGGCACGGTCCCTGTGATTCCGTCGATGTGCATCGATGCGGACGGCGAGAAACTGAACGTCAATGCCGATACCGCCGCGACGGCCGTGGCCCAGGCACTGGGAGCCGAGAAGCTGGTTTTTCTCAGCGACGTCAACGGCGTCCGTCGTGACAAGAACGACCCGAAAAGCCTGATCGTCTCGCTCACCGCCGACGAGGCACAAAAGCTGATCGCCTCGGGCGCGATCGAGGCAGGCATGATCCCCAAAGTCCAGGCCTGCCTGGAAACGCTCGATCGTGGCGTGCGCAAAATCCATATCATTGATGGTCGGCTGCGTCATTCGTTATTGATGGAAGTTTATACCAGCCGTGGCGTCGGCACCGAGATCGTCAAGTCGCGGTAG
- a CDS encoding NTP transferase domain-containing protein, translating into MARKIAVVLAAGKGTRMKSELPKVLIEICGRPMIEYVLDALAGVGFDEVAVVVGYRADDVKKALKHRSGLTFVLQEQQQGTGHAVMVCRDVLAAHDGPVAVVTGDAPLLQSESIGKLLAEYEQRRPACIIGTIHKQNPAGLGRIVRDAGGEFVAIVEEKDATPDQRKLTEVNMSCYVFDNRPLLAALEELRPDNAQGEYYITDCPGLMKREGKLVLALPVLKPIEALGVNTMDELRVVEQALRDGLDKQ; encoded by the coding sequence ATGGCTCGCAAAATCGCTGTCGTGCTGGCTGCCGGCAAGGGGACTCGCATGAAAAGCGAGCTTCCCAAGGTGCTGATCGAAATCTGCGGCCGGCCGATGATCGAATACGTGCTCGACGCCCTGGCCGGCGTCGGTTTTGACGAGGTGGCTGTCGTCGTGGGCTATCGCGCCGACGACGTGAAAAAGGCCCTCAAACATCGGTCGGGCCTGACCTTTGTCCTGCAAGAGCAGCAGCAAGGGACCGGGCATGCGGTGATGGTTTGCCGCGACGTGCTGGCCGCACACGACGGACCCGTGGCCGTGGTCACAGGGGATGCCCCGCTGCTACAGTCCGAATCGATCGGCAAGCTACTAGCCGAATACGAACAGCGACGGCCGGCCTGCATTATTGGCACGATTCACAAGCAGAACCCGGCAGGTTTGGGGCGCATCGTACGCGACGCGGGCGGTGAGTTCGTCGCCATCGTCGAGGAGAAGGATGCCACGCCCGACCAGCGCAAGCTGACCGAAGTGAACATGAGCTGTTACGTATTTGATAATCGGCCGTTGTTGGCGGCACTCGAAGAGCTGCGCCCCGACAACGCGCAGGGGGAATATTACATTACCGATTGCCCCGGCCTTATGAAGCGTGAGGGAAAACTGGTGTTGGCACTGCCGGTCTTGAAACCGATCGAGGCCCTGGGGGTGAACACCATGGACGAGCTTCGCGTGGTCGAGCAAGCGTTACGCGACGGGCTGGACAAGCAATAA